The Palaemon carinicauda isolate YSFRI2023 unplaced genomic scaffold, ASM3689809v2 scaffold160, whole genome shotgun sequence genome contains a region encoding:
- the LOC137635696 gene encoding proliferating cell nuclear antigen-like yields MFEARLVRSSILNKATNAIKELLNEATWVSTESGIQLQAIDTSHVSLVSLNLLAEGFDEYKCDRNLVMGINISVMSKILKCADDDDDVITIKAKDGSDTIAFTFESHSQQKNSKYIMKLMNLDQEYLNIPDINHNCIIRMPSNEFSLVCRDLSQFEDSINIACINDCVKFSTAGDIGTANIKFTKTSSVDNKERAVEVEVQEPTKMTFSCRYLNLFTKATAFSPRVSLFVSLNMPMVVEYSIEGVGNIRYFLAPKIEEENNS; encoded by the coding sequence ATGTTTGAAGCCCGCCTCGTTCGAAGCAGCATTCTCAATAAAGCCACCAATGCCATCAAGGAGTTGTTAAATGAGGCGACATGGGTCTCTACAGAATCTGGCATTCAACTACAGGCCATAGATACCAGCCACGTTTCTCTGGTATCTCTTAATCTACTAGCCGAGGGTTTTGATGAATACAAATGCGATCGCAATCTAGTTATGGGAATAAACATCTCCGTTATGTCCAAAATATTAAAGTgtgctgatgacgatgatgatgttatAACAATAAAGGCCAAAGACGGTTCGGATACGATCGCATTTACCTTTGAGTCTCACAGTCAACAAAAAAATTCTaagtatataatgaaattaatgaatttagatcaagaatatttaaatattcctGATATTAATCACAATTGCATAATTAGAATGCCATCAAATGAATTTTCCCTTGTCTGCAGAGATCTTAGTCAATTTGAAGATTCCATAAACATTGCTTGCATTAATGATTGTGTGAAATTTTCAACGGCCGGTGATATTGGCACcgcaaatataaaatttacaaaaacgtCTAGTGTAGATAACAAAGAAAGGGCCGTAGAAGTTGAGGTACAAGAACCCACCAAGATGACCTTTTCGTGTAGATACCTTAATTTATTTACCAAAGCTACCGCCTTTTCTCCTAGAGTATCTCTTTTCGTGTCCCTTAATATGCCTATGGTTGTGGAATATAGTATTGAAGGCGTTGGCAACATTCGCTATTTTTTGGctccaaaaatagaggaagagaataaTAGCTAA